The Parambassis ranga chromosome 19, fParRan2.1, whole genome shotgun sequence genome contains a region encoding:
- the prickle1a gene encoding prickle-like protein 1a, whose translation MSLASAPGPAAGFQAGTRQRDFMMEPKVSKLTSGFQRSSTSDDDSGCALEEYAWVPPGLRPEQVQLYFSCLPEDKIPYVNSPGEKFRIKQLLYQLPPHDNEVRYCQSLSEEEKKELHMFSVQRKKEALGRGTIKLLPRNLLNSICEHCGENINGGEMAVFASRASPALCWHPACFACSTCNELLVDLIYFYHDGKIHCGRHHAELLKPRCSACDEIIFADECTEAEGRHWHMKHFACFECETILGGQRYIMKDGKPYCCGCFESLYAEYCEACGEHIGVDHAQMTYDGLHWHATESCFSCAQCKSSLLGCPFLPYQGRIYCSKACSLGEDVHASDSSDSAFQSARSRESRRSVRMGKSSRSADQCRQSLLFSPSVNYKFPGFSGNTDDSLTNKLAHMNLSDEHFWRRRGEETEAPEDQEEEWAEHEDYMTQLLLKFGEHGVFQQANDSRPTDFWIAEKDAKSKQESSKTCNGGGGGRGSLASKKYQADMYWAQSQDGLGDSAYGSHPGPASSRKIQELELDHGAEGGFQGEEPQWYTDSLECITDEFKKTDQSVRDSMDSLALSNITGASVDGDNKDTSLVYSLQRFHELETEDCEKTSNMGTLNSSMLHRSANSLKSLVSEQEEVENVPEEEEAPLEERPKPHVPALRRTRSQSRPQQVKFSDDVVDNGHCGDLPVRQPPMSERTRRRVYHFEEQGQELQSGRHHHHHKRRRSRKSRSDNALNLLPKDRGQMCYKVDRRGNGFHPKGHQAFHGHPNPAAMSDYGLQGPAMGRFLGMYGDDDDWCSTCSSSSSDSEEEGFFLGQPIPQPRPYRHYYTDDLPSPVAGMSSPPYGQWTKSKKKKGHKGKNCIIS comes from the exons CTGTCTACCTGAGGACAAGATCCCGTATGTCAACAGTCCAGGAGAGAAGTTCAGAATAAAACAGCTCCTCTACCAACTGCCGCCACATGATAACGAG GTTCGTTACTGCCAATCCCTCAgcgaagaggagaagaaggagctgCATATGTTCAGTGTCCAGAGGAAGAAGGAAGCACTGGGGAGGGGCACAATAAAACTTCTTCCCCGCAATCTTCTGAACAGCATTTGTGAGCAT TGCGGGGAAAACATCAACGGTGGAGAAATGGCGGTGTTTGCCTCAAGAGCAAGCCCTGCACTGTGCTGGCACCCGGCATGCTTTGCCTGCTCCACATGTAATGAATTGCTAGTGGATTTAATCTACTTCTACCACGATGGAAAGATCCACTGCGGAAGGCACCACGCTGAACTACTCAAACCACGCTGCTCAGCGTGTGATGAG ATTATCTTTGCTGATGAGTGCACAGAGGCAGAGGGGCGCCACTGGCACATGAAGCACTTTGCCTGTTTTGAATGTGAGACGATCCTTGGTGGCCAGCGCTATATCATGAAGGATGGCAAACCATACTGCTGTGGTTGCTTTGAGTCACTCTATGCAGAGTACTGCGAGGCCTGTGGGGAGCACATTG GTGTTGATCATGCACAGATGACATATGATGGACTCCACTGGCATGCCACCGAGAGCTGCTTTAGCTGTGCACAGTGTAAGAGCTCTCTACTGGGCTGCCCCTTTCTGCCATATCAGGGTCGTATTTACTGCTCCAAGGCCTGCAGTCTTGGGGAAGATGTGCATGCCTCCGACTCATCTGACTCTGCTTTTCAGTCAGCCCGCTCACGCGAGTCCCGCCGCAGTGTGCGCATGGGCAAAAGCAGCCGCTCAGCTGACCAATGCCGACAGTCGCTCCTCTTCTCACCTTCTGTCAATTATAAGTTCCCTGGCTTCAGTGGAAACACTGACGATAGCTTAACAAACAAGCTTGCCCACATGAACCTATCTGATGAGCATTTCTGGAGGAGGCGTGGTGAGGAAACTGAAGCACCTGAGGACCAGGAAGAGGAGTGGGCTGAGCATGAAGACTACATGACTCAGCTGCTTCTAAAGTTTGGGGAACATGGAGTCTTCCAGCAAGCTAATGACTCTAGACCCACAGATTTCTGGATTGCTGAAAAGGATGCCAAGTCAAAGCAAGAGTCTTCAAAAACATGcaatggtggtggaggaggaaggggaagtctGGCCAGTAAGAAGTACCAGGCTGACATGTACTGGGCGCAGTCACAGGATGGTTTAGGGGACTCTGCCTATGGTAGCCATCCTGGCCCAGCAAGCAGTAGAAAAATCCAGGAGTTGGAGCTGGATCATGGGGCTGAAGGTGGATTTCAGGGAGAGGAGCCACAATGGTACACTGACTCTTTGGAGTGTATCACAGACGAATTCAAGAAAACAGATCAGAGCGTCCGAGACTCCATGGACTCACTTGCGCTCTCCAATATTACTG GGGCCTCAGTAGATGGTGATAATAAAGATACATCTCTGGTATATTCTCTGCAACGCTTTCATGAACTTGAGACAGAAGACTGTGAGAAAACTAGTAATATGGGAACCCTCAACTCTTCTATGTTGCACAGAAGTGCAAATTCCCTGAAGAGTCTTGTGTCTGAGCAGGAAGAGGTAGAGAATGttccagaggaagaagaagcaccGCTTGAGGAAAGACCCAAACCTCATGTCCCTGCCCTCAGAAGGACTCGTTCACAGTCTAGACCTCAGCAAGTCAAATTCTCTGATGATGTAGTGGACAATGGTCACTGTGGTGATCTCCCAGTGCGTCAGCCCCCTATGAGTGAACGGACTCGTCGGAGAGTGTATCATTTTGAGGAGCAAGGCCAGGAGCTTCAATCTGGTcgccatcatcaccaccacaaGAGGCGTCGCAGTCGCAAGTCTCGCTCTGACAATGCTCTTAACCTTCTGCCCAAGGACAGGGGGCAAATGTGCTACAAAGTGGACCGCAGAGGGAATGGCTTTCATCCCAAGGGGCACCAAGCCTTTCATGGTCACCCAAATCCTGCTGCCATGTCAGACTATGGTCTGCAGGGTCCAGCTATGGGAAGGTTCTTAGGAATGTACGGTGATGATGACGATTGGTGTTCTAcatgctcttcttcctcctctgactctGAAGAGGAAGGATTTTTCTTGGGTCAACCCATTCCACAGCCCAGGCCCTACAGACACTACTACACGGATGACTTGCCCAGCCCTGTAGCAGGCATGTCATCTCCTCCTTATGGCCAATGGACGAagtccaaaaagaaaaaaggccaTAAAGGGAAAAACTGTATAATTTCATAG